The genome window GCCACTCGCGGTCAGCTTCAATGGTGAGTGTTAAACTGTCTCACAATGTGGCTACAACTAATGAAATTTCCCCGTTGCAGAACGCATTCATCCCATACAGTTGCCGAAGCGTCACTACGAGTATCGCAGCTTTAAGAATAAGCTGGGCATTGCGTCCGGTTGGGGTCGCTCTGCCACTGGGGTGCATGCGATCAGCAATGTGCTGCGCTACGTGCAACTGCAGATCATCGACGATCGCACCTGCAAGCGCAACTTCCCATTATCGTTTCGTGGCACAAATATCTGCACCAGCGGACGCAATGCACGCTCCACATGCAATGGGGATTTGGGTGGTCCGCTCGTCTTGCATGTAAGCACTCCAAGAAACGTGTGTTGGTGGGCATCACGTCGTTTGGCAGCATCTATGGCTGCGATCGTGGCTATCCGGCTGCTTTTACAAGGTGGCATCTTATCTCGACTGGATTAGCGATGAGACGGGCGTGCATTCGCATCAGGACACCACGGAGGCCATTTTCTTTGATCAATATGTGAAGAACTATGCCAAAGAGCGACACAATCGCAAAACCCAGCAGTTTGAGCATTCAGAATTTCACAATAGTGACGATGATCTACCCGATGAACTGGACGTGCATCGTCCGCTGCCGCAATCGGATGAGACCAACGAGGATGATGTGTCCTTTGCCATCGCAAGCTCACGACGTCCCCATACAAAAtccaaataaaaatcgaaaaccaAATCGGAATCCGATTATTATTTCTTGTAGCttcaataaacatttattttgtaagttAAAAGCAAACGATCATTTTGGCATTTAGAATCCACTGTTGGTCACGCCGCTGATCTCCTCGATCCAGTCCAAGTAGGAGGTGACACGAGTGAAGACACCGGGCCAGCCAACCTCACAGCCGAGAGGACTGCCAAAGGATGTGGCACCAATCAGCTCACCAGTCTCGGCCGACACCAAGGGACCGCCAGAGTCGCCGTTGCAGACGGAGGTGCCTCCGGTGGTCTTGATGCAGATGTTAGTCTCGTAAACGGCACCGAAAAACCAGGGTTTGCAGCCGGAGTTGTTCATGATGGGCACACTGATGTATTGCAAAATATTGGTGGCACTGGTGGCAGCTGCAAATGGGAATTTGTAGCAAATCAAAGTGAAAAACTCTTATGTGTCTAGCAATCACTTACAGTCACTGATCCTGCCCCAACCGGAGGCAATAGCCTGTTGGCCGGCATAGGTGTTGTAGGTGTTGGATTTGGCGGGTAGCTTGATGGGCTGAATGTGCTCATTGAACTCAATGGGCACGGGCAGCTTGATCAGCGAGATATCGTTGCGGGTCAGCGAAGAATCCCAAGCGTCGTGAACAAACACATTCTTTGTCTCCACAAAGATGATCTGTTGTCCGTCCTCGCGGCCATCGGTACGATCCCAGGCACCCAAATAGACATCCACACCGGTGGTCAGACTGTCCGTGCAATGGGCAGCGGTGAGCACATAACGATCACTGATCAAGGAGCCACCGCACCAAGCAGCACCGCCATCAACGTAGAGCAACAGACCCGCCTGGTAGGGGAACTGATTGCGTCCGGCGGTCTCGCCGCGGGTGATGCGTCCCGACGGGGCACTAGCACGATGGGAGATGGGCACATCGACCTCAATGTCCATCGACTTGACCGACTGCCAGTCGACGGAGGCTTGGGCGCCAATAACGGCGGCTAGCAGGAGCGCGGTTGCACAGGCGAATTTCATGTTGACTTTCAACTGATTCAAATGGCCAACTTGGACACACTTTTATAGGCAAGTCACCTACAAAATCAAGGGTGTCATATATCTTGGACTATTGCTAAAGCAATTTGCCGCTTATCACGGTTATCATGGCTAGAAAACAGATTTGATTAACAATTTAGTAATTCTCCTGCCACAGCTCAGACTATTAAGAAGTATAATCTTTGATCAATGATAGTGATAAGTTCAATTTAGATCTAGGCGCGGGCTGGGCATTTCCATCATCATTCAGGGATAATCCCTATCATAAAGCGAACGCAGCTGTGCTGAAATGGTAAATTCCCAGTGTAAATAGATTAAATCAGTATTGTTCAGCTGAAAGCTATAATTAGTTTAACGACATCTTTAAACATttcaacagtaacaacaacaaaagtaaagaaaacaagaaagaaagttacagtcgagtgtgctcgactgtgagatacccgctatccatttttaataaaggcaaaatattgcggtattattttcaaaatataccaaatattctaaaaatactaaaaatataccaaatggtgtgtttggtatatcgatatagtacaccattcaaaatataccatagacggcacaataaccagattgtcagccaaagcacctaagacccctagtaagtaggcgtttttccccatacaaaagtatttatttaataacttccacaattatctgatcgcaaccaaattttcaggaatcataacttctatagtaattattgtatataccaaaattcgcaactctagctttaaaattacgcttgttattcgtttttttttatttgtgggggcggaagtgggcgtggcaaaaatttgaaacaaacttgatttgcgtgcaagcataacaaatgctgtcgaaaaaaaaaactatagctctatctcttatagtctctgagatccagtgtttcatacggacagacggacagacacacagacggacagacggacatggctagatcgtctcggctgttgacgctgatcaagaatatatacactttatagggtcggagatgcctccttctacctgttacaaagttataatacccttctaccctatgggtagcgggtataataaatgttgtgctaaataaatgaatatttcacAATTCATCGTAAgatcattttgttttttttttcacagattttccatttcagctgttatttttcattcattatatttcatttaattaaagctaAACATCGACTTATTCTTCGAGATTAACGCGATCAAAGGTTAGATAAGATCTGCAAATATTGTTGAGTTTGTTTCTGATTTGTCTTGAAATAGAATTTGCTCTTATCGCCGCACATTTCGATTGATTAAATTCGTTCCAGTGTTGACTATGTCTACAGTAATGATCATTATGTGCACTCACTTCCTCACAcccaattccaatttcaaattgacttttaattaaatacttttggtTTTTGCCCCTCCTCACGCAATCAATCTGAGTGCACAGAAACAAAAGCCGTTAATCAAACAGCAATCAAAACGAACTTGAAATGCTCTACGATTAGCCAGATTTTTCAACTGATAATTGTTAAGAGTGTTGAACAAGATTTTGGATTCGGAACTGATTAAAATTGAGTGACTCGAATGATTTctaatgcaatttattatgtAGGTCAAGTTTAATCATCATTTCATTATCTTTGGTCAAAAGTTGATCctcaaatatttcttttataacagcttaaattttaaaaattcaaaataattaaataaatcttattattttatttcagtttattaaatgaaataataatgtcATATAAGATGGAAAGTTTTTCATATCTATTTACATActtatttattcttaaatgaaaactatatatacaaaattagaaggaactattattaaataaaaagaaagaaagtcCAATGAGATTTCATgataacatttttttctgtAATAGTAAGTATTGAGAaactaaaatttgaaataagacaagtaagaaaactacagtcgagtgtgctcgactgtgaaatacccgcttcgtgtaacaacaattattttatggGTAACGAAATAATTATTGTTACACGAAGATCAGATTGGCTTagatggcaaaaaaaaatatatcgatataccaaatatacattttggtattcTTAGTATAAGCtgttcaaaaattaatttatttcaattgaatcaTAAATTTTGACACTTCTTTAATATAGAAtagtacattttaagaatagtTTAGTTTTCCAACGTGCAAATGACTTAAACActttaatacaaattgaaaatatttaacatatgaaaatatccacttaaattagtttaattagaacaaaatatttatacataaaaaaaataccatataagaaatactaaaattatgtGTTAGTGACTAGATCCGTCATTTAAAAGCTTTAGCTTATTGtgctaaaataataaataaacattttattaaagttgagatataaaattgctatatTCTTGCTAAACAATTGCTAACGtattatttactttcaaaGCATTAAGTAAAATcattatttacataaaatacaCTACCGAAAAAAATCAAACTGTTGGCTAAAGTATTTTAAAGgtttatttagtttaaaagTATTAGGTAAAATAGTTTACcatgtaaaatatactattaaacatattaaaatctTCTTAACtatttactttaaaagtatttattgaattgaatattgcTTCTAAGATGAAattcacaacaaaattttttaatttttgttaaactattttaagaatattaattaGTTTAGAAGTACTAAATAAAACAGATTATAAACCAGCTAGC of Drosophila nasuta strain 15112-1781.00 chromosome 3, ASM2355853v1, whole genome shotgun sequence contains these proteins:
- the LOC132792640 gene encoding brachyurin-like — translated: MKFACATALLLAAVIGAQASVDWQSVKSMDIEVDVPISHRASAPSGRITRGETAGRNQFPYQAGLLLYVDGGAAWCGGSLISDRYVLTAAHCTDSLTTGVDVYLGAWDRTDGREDGQQIIFVETKNVFVHDAWDSSLTRNDISLIKLPVPIEFNEHIQPIKLPAKSNTYNTYAGQQAIASGWGRISDSATSATNILQYISVPIMNNSGCKPWFFGAVYETNICIKTTGGTSVCNGDSGGPLVSAETGELIGATSFGSPLGCEVGWPGVFTRVTSYLDWIEEISGVTNSGF